One genomic window of Fusarium keratoplasticum isolate Fu6.1 chromosome 3, whole genome shotgun sequence includes the following:
- a CDS encoding GH43-C2 domain-containing protein — MSRLLWSWCLFTSVAHAIWNPIISGWNPDPAILRVGDDYYIATSSFEYWPGIPIYHSKDLSNWKLKSHALTRPEQLQLYGTPTGAGAWAPSLAYFDGKFWLAAMTRWTYDPVARVWPRVWFMSSNDLKTWSDPVWAEPWGIDPELFRDPVSNKTYLNLMAPNNNKDRLWGLSQCEVSLSSGNCVGPYVSLWNGTLPHNNTARPEGPKMYHKDGWYYLLIAEGGTDQQHRSTIARSKSPSGPFVSGPHNPLLFNGKWGFTNLTVQSTGHATLVESADGDWYASFLARRNINGTSPLGRETFLTNVDWKDGWPVFNKGNPILLSEQVEPKVGHRRVPPKWVDDFSTKELDPSWYQLRTPYTKNYDLKKGRLVLKPNVFGLSDRDTPAALLRKQKSLNMTWSAELSSFRGNLGPRNRIGISSYLSEFQHQDIGIRGCVNQTGMCIYTELNKNGTQEYWQTPLNQTKGLNKGFQLHIRAEPLKYHLGYSVEGDKPTYVTTIASSWQAFPPPGWFVFSGASFALFATGEGEPWPYDAPEVGFEKVRETYYEEDIPDFDRW; from the exons ATGTCTCGCCTACTCTGGAGCTGGTGTCTATTCACCTCAGTGGCTCATGCCATCTGGAACCCCATAATTTCAGGATGGAATCCAGATCCAGCTATCCTTCGAGTTGGAGACGATTACTACATTGCCACTTCCTCTTTCGAATACTGGCCTGGCATTCCAATTTATCACA GCAAGGATCTTTCCAACTGGAAACTGAAGTCCCATGCTCTCACAAGACCTGAGCAGCTGCAGCTCTATGGAACGCCCACCGGAGCAG GAGCCTGGGCACCTAGCCTGGCCTATTTCGACGGAAAATTCTGGCTGGCGGCCATGACGCGATGGACTTATGACCCCGTTGCGCGCGTCTGGCCCCGAGTCTGGTTCATGTCCTCAAACGATCTCAAAACTTGGTCAGACCCTGTCTGGGCTGAGCCATGGGGCATTGACCCAGAGCTCTTCCGTGATCCCGTATCCAACAAGACATACCTGAACCTGATGGCTCCAAACAATAACAAGGATCGACTTTGGGGCCTCTCTCAGTGTGAGGTTTCTTTGTCATCGGGCAATTGTGTCGGGCCATATGTCAGTCTTTGGAACGGAACGTTGCCGCACAACAACACGGCCAGACCTGAAGGACCTAAGATGTACCACAAAGATGGCTGGTACTATCTGCTCATTGCGGAGG GCGGCACAGATCAGCAGCACCGATCAACTATCGCAAGGAGCAAGTCCCCGTCTGGTCCCTTCGTTAGCGGCCCACACAACCCTCTCCTGTTCAATGGGAAATGGGGCTTTACCAATCTGACTGTTCAGTCAACCGGCCATGCTACCCTTGTCGAGAGTGCGGACGGAGACTGGTACGCTTCATTCCTGGCTCGTCGTAATATCAACGGCACATCTCCCCTCG GACGCGAAACGTTCCTTACCAACGTTGATTGGAAGGATGGTTGGCCCGTTTTCAACAAGGGCAACCCAATCCTCTTGAGTGAGCAAGTTGAGCCAAAAGTTGGCCACCGTCGGGTTCCTCCCAAATGGGTCGATGACTTCTCGACGAAGGAGCTCGACCCGTCATGGTATCAGCTTCGAACACCCTACACCAAGAATTACGACCTCAAGAAAGGCCGACTGGTTCTGAAGCCCAATGTCTTTGGCCTCAGCGATCGAGATACTCCGGCGGCTTTACTGCGCAAGCAAAAGTCCCTCAACATGACGTGGTCAGCCGAGCTGTCCAGTTTTCGCGGAAACCTGGGTCCCAGAAACCGAATCGGAATCTCTTCCTATCTCTCAGAGTTTCAGCACCAGGACATTGGTATCCGGGGATGCGTGAACCAGACGGGAATGTGCATCTACACAGAACTGAACAAGAATGGAACGCAGGAA TATTGGCAAACACCCCTCAATCAAACAAAGGGATTAAACAAGGGCTTCCAGTTACACATCAGAGCTGAACCGCTTAAATATCACCTCGGCTACAGCGTTGAAGGTGACAAGCCGACCTATGTCACCACAATCGCATCTTCTTGGCAGGCGTTTCCACCACCAGGCTGGTTCGTGTTTAGCGGCGCGTCTTTTGCCCTTTTTGCTACTGGAGAAGGCGAGCCTTGGCCATATGACGCACCGGAAGTAGGCTTTGAGAAGGTCCGGGAGACCTACTACGAGGAGGATATCCCGGACTTTGATCGATGGTAG
- a CDS encoding Carboxylic ester hydrolase: MTWLGWVLVAILYASSPASGLPTCDGRPPIATTKNGTLRGLYLPEFHEDLFLGVPFAQPPLGDLRLRHPVSLNESWHGVRNATKRSLTCPGYAGFDKGLDLGEDCLTVDIVRPAGVRADDELPVYVWIYGGGFTAGGSADPRYNTSYLVNASVSIGKPIIAVSINYRVGGWGFLASKEMEKDEALNIGLFDQRLALRWIQENIQGFGGDPRKVTIAGESAGAFSVGYHLVGFEGDNENLFRAAILQSGSALGPSIQRVTGNYQDIYNNVTKTVGCSKHKDTLHCLRHVKYETLFKAFAPFVVTPVLDGKFLTQLPSASFKKNQVAKAAILIGSNTDEGTATFFGPRGTLNTDKDVAKYLSTMGSGLDTKTVRHLMQLYPDDPAQGCPFNTGEERFEQNGKQYKRGAAIVGDYVIHAGRRTTAEYFTSLSRRHRQPVYTYRFDQAPWDDKEELVATEAPVSSTHYAEICFVFNQEPSASKKNSNWIGPHPEYYQLSKLMSRSFISFVHDLDPNHHGVKGAPRWPEYGQGQKNFVFKINNSWVERDDWRKPQLEYWGKIWTKLET, from the exons ATGACTTGGTTGGGTTGGGTCCTTGTGGCTATTCTTTACGCATCTTCACCAGCCTCAGGTTTGCCCACCTGCGATGGACGCCCTCCAATTGCCACGACGAAGAATGGGACGCTCAGAGGCTTGTATCTCCCCGAGTTCCATGAAGACCTCTTTCTGGGCGTTCCCTTCGCGCAGCCTCCTCTCGGCGACCTGCGCTTAAGGCATCCCGTCTCACTGAACGAATCGTGGCATGGCGTGCGAAACGCTACCAAGCGAAGCCTTACTTGTCCCGGTTATGCCGGGTTTGATAAAGGCTTGGACTTGGGAGAAG ATTGCCTGACGGTCGATATCGTACGACCAGCTGGTGTGCgcgcagatgatgagcttccCGTATATGTGTGGATTTACGGCGGAG GTTTCACGGCTGGAGGCAGTGCTGATCCTCGCTACAACACCTCGTACCTTGTCAATGCTTCAGTGAGCATCGGCAAGCCTATTATCGCCGTCTCGATCAACTACCGTGTCGGCGGGTGGGGCTTTCTCGCctccaaggagatggagaaggacgaaGCGTTGAACATTGGCCTCTTCGATCAGCGCCTTGCTCTCAGGTGGATTCAGGAAAACATTCAGGGTTTTGGTGGCGATCCTCGCAAGGTCACCATTGCTGGAGAGTCTGCTGGAGCTTTCAGCGTGGGTTATCATCTTGTCGGATTTGAAGGCGACAACGAGAACTTGTTCAGAGCTGCCATCCTGCAAAGTGGTTCGGCCCTGGGTCCTTCAA TTCAACGTGTAACAGGCAACTATCAGGACATTTACAACAATGTCACAAAAACTGTTGGCTGCTCCAAGCACAAGGATACCCTCCATTGTCTTCGTCATGTCAAGTACGAGACTCTCTTCAAGGCGTTTGCTCCCTTCGTCGTCACACCCGTCCTAGATGGCAAATTCCTCACTCAGCTCCCTTCGGCGTCCTTCAAGAAGAATCAAGTTGCCAAGGCCGCAATCTTGATTGGCTCCAACACCGACGAGGGAACCGCCACCTTCTTTGGTCCGCGAGGAACTTTGAACACTGATAAGGACGTCGCCAAATATCTGTCCACCATGGGATCTGGGCTTGATACCAAGACTGTCCGCCACCTCATGCAGCTTTATCCAGATGATCCAGCTCAGGGATGTCCTTTCAATACGGGCGAGGAGCGCTTCGAACAGAACGGGAAGCAGTACAAACGTGGGGCTGCCATTGTGGGGGACTACGTCATCCATGCTGGACGACGTACAACAGCCGAATACTTCACCTCTTTATCTCGACGCCATCGGCAGCCCGTCTACACATATCGCTTTGATCAGGCACCGTGGGATGATAAGGAAGAGCTTGTTGCCACGGAAGCTCCCGTTTCCAGCACACACTACGCGGAAATCTGCTTCGTTTTCAACCAGGAGCCAAGTGCGAGTAAGAAAAATTCCAACTGGATTGGTCCGCATCCCGAGTACTACCAGCTTTCAAAGCTCATGTCTCGAAGCTTCATATCCTTCGTCCATGATCTTGATCCAAATCACCATGGAGTCAAAGGAGCCCCTAGATGGCCAGAGTATGGACAGGGCCAAAAGAACTTTGtcttcaagatcaacaactcCTGGGTTGAAAGAGATGATTGGAGAAAGCCTCAACTTGAGTATTGGGGGAAGATTTGGACCAAGTTGGAGACCTGA